In Archocentrus centrarchus isolate MPI-CPG fArcCen1 chromosome 22, fArcCen1, whole genome shotgun sequence, one DNA window encodes the following:
- the foxa1 gene encoding hepatocyte nuclear factor 3-alpha, producing the protein MLGTVKMEGHEAPDWSGYYSEEVYSPMAGGGMGSGLGMGSMSGYMSSSGTTSGSFNMSYSGTGLSPAPVGAMGGSAQAAMTGLGGGVASMGGALSPSSMSSVSAQQASMGLNPYGGMSPSMSPGMAYGSGGLNRSRDNKAFRRSYPHAKPPYSYISLITMAIQQAPSKMLTLSEIYQWIMDLFPYYRQNQQRWQNSIRHSLSFNDCFVKVSRSPDKPGKGSYWTLHPDSGNMFENGCYLRRQKRFKCEKKMSTKSDGRKEQGGSSGGGAASPVGDTMKPPGLLDSSLPSSSQATSPPGLDLRGGVGGPSDLKVSGAQLLSSLSLPPHSMAHDSQLHIKGDPHYSFNHPFSINNLMSSSEQQHKLDLKAYEALQYSSYNTGGTSGLGGRTMEPLETSYYQGVYPRPLLNTS; encoded by the exons ATGCTGGGCACGGTGAAGATGGAAGGCCACGAAGCTCCGGACTGGAGCGGATACTACAGCGAGGAG GTTTACTCCCCGATGGCCGGTGGTGGGATGGGTTCTGGTCTCGGCATGGGTTCAATGTCTGGCTACATGTCGAGCAGCGGGACCACGTCAGGCTCCTTCAACATGTCCTACAGTGGCACCGGTCTCAGCCCTGCCCCTGTGGGAGCAATGGGCGGTTCTGCTCAGGCAGCCATGACAGGGCTGGGCGGAGGTGTGGCCTCGATGGGTGGGGCCCTAAGCCCGTCGAGCATGAGCTCTGTGTCAGCCCAGCAGGCCTCGATGGGCCTGAACCCGTACGGTGGCATGAGCCCCAGCATGAGCCCCGGCATGGCGTACGGCAGCGGGGGACTCAACCGATCCCGTGACAACAAGGCGTTCAGACGGAGCTACCCACATGCCAAGCCGCCATACTCTTATATCTCCCTCATCACCATGGCAATTCAGCAGGCACCCAGTAAAATGCTGACGCTGAGTGAAATCTACCAGTGGATCATGGACCTTTTCCCGTACTACCGGCAGAACCAGCAGCGCTGGCAGAACTCCATCCGCCACTCGTTGTCCTTCAACGATTGCTTCGTGAAGGTATCACGCTCACCGGACAAACCGGGGAAGGGCTCGTACTGGACACTGCACCCAGACTCTGGGAACATGTTCGAGAATGGCTGCTACCTGCGCCGCCAGAAGAGGTTCAAGTGTGAGAAGAAGATGTCGACCAAATCAGATGGCAGGAAGGAGCAGGGTGGCAGCAGTGGAGGTGGGGCGGCGTCTCCTGTGGGAGACACCATGAAACCTCCGGGACTCCTGGACTCCTCGCTGCCCTCCTCCAGCCAGGCGACCTCGCCTCCCGGGCTGGACCTGCGAGGAGGTGTGGGCGGGCCGTCCGACCTAAAGGTGTCTGGCGCCCAGCTTCTGTCCTCCCTCTCGCTGCCCCCCCACTCCATGGCCCACGACTCACAGCTCCACATCAAAGGAGACCCGCATTACTCCTTCAACCACCCATTCTCCATCAACAACCTGATGTCgtcctcagagcagcagcacaaactggaCCTGAAGGCCTATGAGGCGTTGCAGTACTCCTCCTACAACACCGGAGGGACGTCCGGCCTCGGGGGGAGGACCATGGAGCCGCTGGAGACCTCCTACTACCAGGGGGTCTATCCCAGACCACTCCTCAACACCTCGTAG